A stretch of DNA from Thiothrix subterranea:
CTCGACACTTGAGGTGAAAGATGAAACCAAGCAAACCGACCACCAAGCCCTACACACGCCGTTCCGAGAGCTACAAAGCGGAAGCCCTGAAACTAGCCGATCGGCTCGGTTACACGGAAGCTGCGCGTCAATTGGGTTTACATGAATCGCAACTCTACGGCTGGCGAGCCAAACAAACTCACCAACAAACGGTTAGTAGCCGCGAACAAGAGCAATCGGCTGAAATCGCCAAACTCAAACGGGAATTGCTGGTAGCTCAAGAAGAGGTGGCTATCCTAAAAAAGGCCAGCGCGTACTTTGCGAGACAGCTCAAGTGAAGTACGCCTTTATTCAACAACATAGCCGTGAATTCTGCATACCCCGCCTGTGCCAAGCATTGGGTGTTGCCCGCAGCAGTTACTATGAATGGCTGGAGCGACAATCCAACTCTCGGCAACGTGAGCAACGGCAGGCATTACTCGATACTCAGGTTGCCGCCGCCTTCCAGTCCAAGAAAGGCTGCTATGGCGCATGGCGTTTATGTAAACTATTGGCAAAGGATGGACTGCATTACAACCGCAAAACCATTGCCAACAGCTTGAAACGTCAGGGATTAGTCGCCAAGGCAGCGCGGAAGTTCAAGGCAACCACCCATAGCCGCCATTCGTTGCCAGTCTCACCCAACCTGCTGGAGCAGAACTTTACGGCGACTGCCCCAAACCAGAAATGGGTCGGTGACATCACTTATTTGTGGACAGACGAAGGCTGGCTGTATCTGGCGGTTATCATTGACCTCTTTTCCCGCCAAGTGATTGGTTGGGCAATGGATCAACGCATGACCGCTGATTTGGTTGGTGATGCTCTGCAAATGGCACTTTGGAAACGTAAACATCCCAAGGGCGTTATTGTCCATTCCGACCGTGGCAGCCAATATTGCTCTCACGCTTACCAACAACTGATACAACAGCACCAACTGCGCGGCAGCATGAGTGCTAAAGGGAATTGCTATGACAACGCCTGCGCCGAGAGCTTTTTCCACTCCCTGAAAGTAGAATGCATCCACGGTGAACGATTTACCACACGGGATGCCATGAAACAAACCGTTTTCGAGTACATCGAAACCGATTACAACCGTCACCGCTTGCACAGTACCTTGGGATATCTCAGCCCACTGGACTTTGAAGCACTATTCCTCACAAGTTGAGGTGTCCGGGTTTAATGGGCTAGATCAAATTGTGATCTGACCCAGTAAAAGGCAATAGAGAGCCGACAGGCGAACATTTGTTAGACCAGTAGTGTAAAACACACGAAATTGAGCGTAAACTAAACAAGTTGTGACTCGTAAAAAAGTCAATTGCCAAACTTGAAAAATAGCAAAGCAAAGAACTCAACGTTATTTGTTACACATGATTTATATTCAAGTGATACCCGATAACTAACAAGCAAAAGAAGTATTGAATTTGAAAAAATATACAGTTGAAGAACT
This window harbors:
- a CDS encoding IS3 family transposase (programmed frameshift) — translated: MKPSKPTTKPYTRRSESYKAEALKLADRLGYTEAARQLGLHESQLYGWRAKQTHQQTVSSREQEQSAEIAKLKRELLVAQEEVAILKKGQRVLCETAQVKYAFIQQHSREFCIPRLCQALGVARSSYYEWLERQSNSRQREQRQALLDTQVAAAFQSKKGCYGAWRLCKLLAKDGLHYNRKTIANSLKRQGLVAKAARKFKATTHSRHSLPVSPNLLEQNFTATAPNQKWVGDITYLWTDEGWLYLAVIIDLFSRQVIGWAMDQRMTADLVGDALQMALWKRKHPKGVIVHSDRGSQYCSHAYQQLIQQHQLRGSMSAKGNCYDNACAESFFHSLKVECIHGERFTTRDAMKQTVFEYIETDYNRHRLHSTLGYLSPLDFEALFLTS